Part of the Rhipicephalus sanguineus isolate Rsan-2018 chromosome 5, BIME_Rsan_1.4, whole genome shotgun sequence genome is shown below.
TTTGTATTTTTACTGCAGAAGCCCATAAGCTTTTCAAACCATGGTGTTATTACCCCGGAAACACGCCTGCTTGAAGGGCATAACAAATGTCATTGCAGAATCAAATAGGCACACTGTGTAAAAAAAGCAGGAGGAATAAATGGTTCTTctgaaagcaaaaaataaaaatcagcaCACATGCACAAATGTGAAATACAGGAGTTTGAGGccagtattcacaaaccaaccttatcttaacgctataaggcggcctttcgtaaggaagggaaaagtgtaaggataagaaaaggtctcAGTGCAgtttcataaactcgccttatttggttttaaggcagccttacggaaggcggccttcgtcataaggaacgagcatgggagcgaggctatcaACTTTTACTGactcattgttggtttattagcaagaaaaaaaagctgtatgctcgtcaaaacaataagaaaaacgcAGGAATGCATACCCGTGCAAATTTCGGTAAGAACGTGCCTCGTTTTGCCGCACAGTTTGCTCCTTTTCTCTGCTAACGttttaccgttgtcatagcaaccggcggctcgcgtagacgcgccggtccacgaaacgctggtttctacgagggcaccgacaggcgcgtgaagttgcgagcggtttttctccgtctgcctgcgtgtgtgcgtgtggctGTTTGCGTGAGTCATACATACGCTTCTTACTGAGTACAACAGAAAGGCAAAAATTGAATTTCAATGAAGATTCAGCGCTTGTATtcgacttgaaagcgtcgcattaggtacttttagctgggcattgacggtccgctccggtcagaccggcgaatgcacacgaacgcgtagaaggaactgtagtgcgcgtgactcagTTAGCACCcaaacacgttgaaagaactgtagtgcgcgtgcgcagagcgatcGTGGGACCGGCGAAACGTAGAATGCatctcgctccgctcgtgaagccaactgaccCGAGCGTGAAGAtgcgtccacttggttttgccgtcgttttgcacccgagctcaccgcgtctcggcaaaaGGCGCTCGTCAAAAACACGAAATGTAtgtagtgaaacctcggtgatacgatcacagctcatacgaattttggggtgatacgaatttttcgttggtcccggccaaggcccattgtcctgcaatgtaatggagtacggttgttgcgaaccgattttcacccagcgacgtttgatacgaacgtacgctagtgCTGTCCACGGtgtcgcggaagacgtgccaagcacgtgcgagcgcgggaacgcaagcgtgggcatgcgcgccgcaccgccaaatcgtcagaatcatggcgtaagaaaaacaattttcttatggtcagaataaaccttcagacacacgtcacggcctccgagattgtgtgcgcgaatctttgaggctcttatgtgcctcggtgtgccttcgtgtttagattacagaggacattagcgccatacttttttttttttctctaacgcgTTGACGTgggctgcggccctgaaaaacaataattgAAAATgttcgccagctttcttttgtctcaTGCTaagtttccatgctttctggtgatacgaatttcggatgatactaatatttttggtgatcccgcgagattcgtatcaccgaggtttcactgtagttcctGCACTCTCTCTGGACGCTACATCTGtgaggggctgagcgtaagcgacgctcagcaAGAGCCTATTGTGATAGCGAAGAATTGTGATTgcacgcggtgttagtgaagGACAACGCGAGAAAGCAGCGGCTACATGAGTGCAAAAATGGGTAAAAAATATCCtatcctgcagtgaaacacgtcggcttccgcACCGTACCCCgactgattttttcacacgttcAATAATGCGGGGCAGTATGGCAGAGGTATCTCCACCAAGTCACCATTCACAATTTGAAGAGTCCCTGCGCCgtagaaacagagcgccaccagcaggAGCGGTGGCACGAGAAAACCGACGTAGTGGGGGCTCGTTTCTTGCGGCAAGCTCGGGGACaaagtgctcgcttcgagaagcggaatctgctcagcaaaacaccgtcgctgaactcttccctGAAATTTTGATGGTTGCCGAACACTCGCACCGTTAATTGCACATATGGACGCTCATCGtgtacgtcaccttttctttaatgacTTTGTAgagcttcttgcgtaatcagccatagcgggccgcataagtggcgccttaaggtacctgccaggctaccttatcgaacgccaccttatcacggcgataaggttaaggaaaggttgaattgaggcataaggtttgtttatgcaACGCGTTAAagtgccgaaaaggtaaggagggcaaaagataaggataaggttggtttgtgaatacgggcctgagTGCAGTGATTTAAAAAGAAAATGTTGGTTGAGTTAGTTTTGTGCTTTGACTTTAGCATTTTATAACCCAGAAAAGCCAGTCTTTGAATCCTAGGGTTGTCTGGAACCTGCTTTGAACTTGTGCTGCACTAAACACTTCTGTAGTGCCATGTGACATAAGGAAAGCTTTGAGTGACTTCGCAGGCAAGATCTTTATGCCCATTGCAGCGCATTCACCGGTGGTTTGTGGCATCGGTTGAGTTTGGGTAGTGGCACCTTGGAGAGTTCACATGTTCAACAACTTTAATATGCAGCATTTTGCTGCTTGACTGGCTCTAGGGCTGTAGTGGCGCTCTATTTAGAGCCTGGTATAGTAAATTGTGTTTTGAATTGCATAAGGCAATGGAAGAATTGAATAAAGTGATGAACAAGGGTACATACAGACTTGTGGCACTGATTTCTATGTTTCAAGTTCCTGTGCAGGAGCTGGTAGAGCTTGAAATGCAACTGCCTAAGCAGTAGATGTGCATCATTCACATTTGCTCTACTTTTAGTTGACACGACCCTGTTGTTTAAGTGACGACATAGCCAGGTGTGCAGCTAGGATTTTATTTCAGAAGCCACTCTGcattcctgtgtgtgtgtgtgtgcgcgcgtgtgtgttaaTGGCCGATCACCCGTAGTGGGTCGAGCCATATCACAGGACCCAACCAATCAACGCGCCGACCCAGCAGCGGCGACAGCCAGAATGGAACACTCGCTACCTACACGCGTCAGCATCGTTCACTCTGGAGGACATGGACGCGCCTGAGAAAGATCCTCCGGCGACCAAAAGCGAAAAGCCGACGCAGAAGCGGGCAAAGCGGGACGAACGTTCTCGCCGGCGCGCCGAAAGCCATGAGGTATCGCAGGCTTCCCGACGTAGCGACACGGCGGGGTCGCAGCTAAGCTCGGGGTTGACTGGTGTCGACGACAGGTCTCACGTCTCGCGGCGTTCTAGCGGTTCCCGTCGCACTCGGCGTTCCGCGTCCCGTGAGTCCAGCAAGCATGTGCCTCCCGATAACGCGCGGGCCGAGGTTGCAGTGTCGCCAGTGTCGCGTCCCGAGATTACGCCGGATATTCACGTCGCGCCGCTTGCTCGGATTGCTTCACCACTTCCGGATGTTCCTCATCCACCGGTCACCCCGGCGTCGCCATTCGTCCTTCCGTTGGCCGGCGACCCGGCTCCAGCGGAGGCGTCGGGAGCCGTGCCCTCGCTGGATGAGACCTCTGAGAAGCCTACGTGCGTGGCGCCTGGCGCTTCGATGGAGCCGCCAAGGCGCGCGTCCAAACAGGAAGCACCGGCAGGGACGCTGCAGGCCATCGCGACAGAACCGGAAGCGGCGCCGGCTGAACAGCTGCGCCCCGAGGAAGCCGCTGAACAACGGCCGGAGCCTGTTCAGACAGCTCGCACCAGCAATGCACCGGTATACCACTTATATTGCGGGCGGTCATTATAGGCTCGTATTCAGACTTCTCCATGTTCAGCCTGCTTGTCAGATTTTCGCTGCCTGCCTCGTATCCTAGAAAGAGAATGGAAATGGGTGCCAGCTGGAGATCTTTATATATCTGCATGTCCATCTGCATGTCCATGCCGACATCGAAACGTGCGCGCTCTCTCTCCCGGGACCTGTCGATTGCCCACGGTGGGCGGACACCGCTTTCGATCCACCGCTCCGACCGATCCCTTTGAAATGCGCGCCTGAGAGAAGAAAAGGCAAGTTGTGCGCGCGCGACATCCAGCTGGCAAAGAGCCTACATAAGGGACTCGTGCTACAGTGCGGTAGTCGTACGTACGCCCTCTGCTAGCGGGCTTTACCAGcgggtagggtgccttgatgcccgcgctctccgcgcatcgaggcactctaccagCGGGCCGTACCTCCCGCCACCTGGTTACCTAAAAAGGAGCCCGAAGAGGTGGCCTAGTGAAAGATCGCCAACGTCAGTGTAAGCGCTCGAACCAACGATTTTAGACTCGAACGCAAGCGTCCTAGCTTCCGTTTTCTATGTGGGAATCGCGTCAATGCTCATGCATTGGTGGTGAGAGAAATGCCCGACCAGACATTAAACGTGGGTGTCTGTCGAAAACGAGTTGTTTGAAATTTTGAAATTCTTAAAACTTATCTCGGCGGATCGAGGGTTCTGAATCTGATATAATCCAGGACAGTCCAGAAGAATCGCGGTCCAGAAGAAATGCTGTAGCTCTGAGGATCTTTACTATATTCACAAAACGAAGCAGGAtaccaggagcgtagccagaaatttattggGGGAGACGGAATGGGTTCGCGACCTCCCTTTATGTAACGTCTTGCGTTACATGCATACACACAAAATTGAAAATTCCGAGGGAAGAGCTTGAATCCCCCAAAcaccgacgtcatttccgtaacgaaaatgatgtcagtgaagtcttgctggatcccggcataaaacactttcccgTTAAAAACGCATAGCAAGCAACCGCAGACAGAAAAGATATGGAGAGTAGTGGTTTCGTAGGACGAACTCGCCGCAGTATAGACCTTTTCAAAGGAGAGAAGAAACACCTCTCTGCAGGGCTTAGTCTCCCTTCATCGGAGGGGAAGGGGGGCCCTAAGGGCGgcgagcgatatatatatatatatatatataatctgtgTGAAAGGCAGTTTCGTCAGAACTCTCGCAGGCCACAGAACTGGGTTATTTTTGATATACGATCACAGTGTAGTAAAGCCGACTGTCTAAAAATTGAgcgaatgcttatgaatgctacacAAAGAAATATATCATTCAGAATCTATCTCGCGTGTTTGATCAATGTGCCGATCCAATCAACCACTACAAACAGGGCAttttagaaatatttttttcaaaaataacttgggATGTCAAAGGACAACGATATGCGAACTCATACCAAATAAGTCTAGCTGCAAAGCAGAACATTAGTTCGCTCACTGCACTGAGAACCTCAAGCACGGCAACGCTATATTTCATTTTTACACGTACCTCCctaaaaagtaggcaaaatacatgcgtatTTTGCATTGCAACAGACTCGTAATACACAACTAAACGAATGAAGACTGGCTGTTGAGCTAAAGAGACGAAGGTGAACCTTTACCGATTGACGAACAGGCAGCCTCACGCACAGGTGCCTCGTTCAAAAGTGTgttgtagagcactgcacgggccgatttttccggcccgctcgagcccggcccggtgttcctaaatgtggcccgtacccggcccgggcccgaaaggtttgggcccggcccggcccggcccgtttcagctagttatgccttgagcataaaggaggcactgtccaaccttcggtgattgtgaagatacctgccgcacacaagatattttctagagattgttttaggaacttctttcagtgtcacaactttcaccggtactgtgtatactttcggtgacttacgcgcgtaacactcttgcgaaatgattgcagggcaatataaaatataattggagtcgtagctggctctttcatgtacgcacgcagtgctaaccatgcaatctcatttttgcatttcaaagaacaactacaaaatataatactttcataaagtggagaaaaaagcatggcagacatttttaggttgagtctacatcaactgcatacgagctagggctgttgagtaaaagtagcaagtctcctgcaaacttcatctattgcacaatgcaatgaaaaaaaaaaaaaaaaacgtgctctagctgcttctgggaggattacaccaggctgggcagcgttacataaattaaagctgtcgtgttgactcctcggcaggcaactgcatcCAACCTActctacgttttcgtgttcaaaacaacaagttTCTTTGTCCCTCCCTTCTTCCCtgagtcaccgccaccgtcaccgtcactcggggaaacgagtgtctctatggtctggcgcatcgccactagtaatgggaaaatcaacaacggcgtttgccctgggataagagtcgctccgcatcttgcacttaaaatgcacgaaaaacagctcctgagatattaatgactcacaagtcgcgttggccagtctacgggcatgcgagcgtagctgcatactcgaaatgtttccctagatacaaacgtgcacatcttatacacactaatctaggcagcttaccgttgttttccttacacggtacccaagaacgtctttcactcactataatggcggaaacttatattaggcgtttcttgaaatcccgtgtagcataccgatggagcaaaattgtagacgtcttgtactgtgcaatttctatgcacgccaatgcactccaggtggtttaaattacctggagccctcaacgacggcgtctcacaTAGCCTGGGTCACTTCGGGAAGTtgaaccccacaaaacaacaaaaacaaagccacacaacgtacacacgcaattatacctatacgtatgagacccgggcctaatacgggcctggctcaggcccgagcccgacccgagcccgaagatcaagggcccgagcccggcccgggcccgatccaagaaccccttacccggcccgggctttcgggccggcccgggcccgtgcagtgctctagtgtgttGTGCCAAGAAGCTCAGTCGAACATGGCATGGTGTGTAGCGTTTCGGGCAATTGCATCCAGCAGTACGATGAAACCTGTTTCTTTTTTCGATGATGCCTCATCAACCAAATAATTgtgattaaatcattattcaaaAGATTGGAGAGCTGTAATTCTCCTGCATAAAAAAACACTACTGCATAAGcactactgcataaaaaaaatcaACTCCATTGCTTGTCAAATGAGTGCCGTAGTGCTACAGTTGACCAGCCAAGTGGGGGCCGAGCCGCTCCTTAAAAATTGGGAAGAAGGGGggcgccccccgcccccccccctgattttAAGCCCTGCCTttctggactgtggcacgggagtacaaaggctgacgtcacagcctcggcagttcAATTTAGGGGGGTCATGCCTATTTAGCACAGCCCAAAGGGGATCATGGCGGCGCCCGAGAGCCTTCTGTGAAAAGGCCAGGAGATGAGGGCGAAAATTCTCGATGGTAGGTAATGTTGTTGCAGACGCCGTTTCCCTGCAGATGCCTTACTCAGTCTTGCTTTTCTTGCATCGACGTGCACGAGGAAGAGGGACCAGAGTCGAAGCGCCCTGTTGTCATCGCTGCGATGGCCATAATCGTCTTCGTACTGGTGGTGGCAATACTCAAGCACCTTCGCGCCTCAACCGCCGACGTCACCGGATGCGTGGGCTGCGCAAACAGCACGCAGTCGATCTAGCTGGCTGTTCCCGATGCCTCATGGGACGACGACACGGAGTGCACGTGACCGGGGCCGGGAACCGGCCTGCGTGAACAGGGGGAACACCCATTGGCTTGCTTGTCGCTCTCGGTCGTGGGTCCTGGGCAGAGAACTGATGTTGTTGCTTTGCATACGTTTGCCTGACATACCGCTGCTCACGACCTGCCGTCGGGCCGCACGCGCAGCCGTTGTGTTTTGAACAGTACGTCGAGCTGTTTTACGCAACAGGCTCGCCGTTTGGTTTTGCACTCGATTCTTTTACATTATTGCGTATTTTTGCTAAACGTGTGAGCGTGAATACAGTGCGACCGTTTTCATTACCGATGCTCTGGCGAGTCTATTTTCATTGACCCGTTATTGTTGGAAGCTCGGCTAAATCGTTACTGACATTCGCATGAATAGGCTCACATTCGCGGTGAAATTGGAGCACATTTCACACATCACCCCTATTGTTCAGCTCCCGCGTCGTGTACACTAATTAATAACCGCTAGTTCCCTCAAGTAATTACCATGGTAAATGCACAATACAATGTACGCAGATGCATGAACTGACCGCATGCAAAAACGCGCGCACACACTATATCAAGGCTACAACGCACGCGACATCTACTCTGGACTGAGGGCCCGACGAAACTGCCTGcatttaatttttatttctgaataaagttttttcttcctcttccccCTCTACTCTAACGGCTGCTTGACGGCTATTTATGCCCTCATTTGGAATTGCACACATTGTTCTGTTTACAAATAATCAATGTTTTCTACGAAGTATCTTGTGCCCTATACGCAGTTTTCATATATGTGTGCCATCGCATAATAAAAAAACGGCTATTCCAACATTTTTATTCATTTGTTTCAACATACTGCAGACCTTCTCGGTCCAAGCAGTAGTGGTACACATGATAGTTACAATGGTGACGAAAACAAACCAAAGAAAACAATTCAGTGCTGGGTGAAGTGTTAACAACAGTTTCGAAGATAACAGTGTTTAAATCACATGAGAGAATACAcaagcttaaagggactgtctaccgtccttcatcgcttttctgttttgtaccgcaataggaagcgtaccgtctgaagtatcaaaccttgcagcggtttctccggaaagtgagtagaaatttttaaaacggaatttttctatctgcgttcggtcttttccattggcgtgaaacatgcccacaacactggttagtgaacgcgatgacgattgtagtgccggtaaaaattaagaTCGAAAGCATATGTGTTTTCTGtagaattactttattttcgctgaacactaatgtaatgaatgtaaaagtcgttttcagtgcgctagcggttaaatgaagccttattatacgattacagattGTTTTGCTGTAatatcgcagtctatgcgtttattttagcactgctgcagcaagttgattcgtcaaaaagagacgataaatgcacgccttcacagcgcagcacatgtgaaacATCCTAACAAcatacagcggcacggtacgaGCAGctcggagggccgcatggcatagcgcatgagttgaagcagacgaaatcgaagacggcaccgcaagcagcgccaccgggcgccgttttggatgcgtgagaaaaaaaacaacaacaacaaaaaattactctctgacgcaaccgaaagttgcttcaagtgcgtaaaatacaatttcaagttatacatgtttgtttttaagcaaaatgagtctaactgcgaggatttcttgtcctacaaGTAGATtggccacatcgctgttgggtgacgctagcggtcattctttcacgattttcaacatcaaattaaaaatataattccttttttatggggcaaaagcatgctcgttgccgccaatTTGACGAAtgatctcattttcaccacaatcagaaaaattttttcgagtggtagacagtccctttaatacaAAATGTAAGAAGAAATAACAGTTATAATAAACCATGTAGCCCTACTGATAATTTTAATAATTTATTCACGTGTTAATACACTATTTAGATAAAAAGATGTCTTTGATTTCTTTAGCAAAAAATTCTACCGTTTCACAGTTCACCCCAGATGATGGTAGTTGATTCCAGTATGCTATTGAGGTTAGAAAAGCAGTCTTTTTGTGAATGTTGTTGTGACTTTTAGGTAGCCTTATTGTTGTGGTTATCGTTCTTGAGAAGTGCCTGAGAGGTTCAAGGAGATGTTCTATCCTGGATATATTATAATGCTCATGATACAAAAGATATAAAAATTTAAGTTTCGAAATTATTCTACGATGATCAAGACAGTACAGTCCGGCTTTTTTACGCAGGGTGGTAACACTGGTATACCTGAAATAACTTGAAAACACAAATCGGACTGCTAAATTTTGGACTCTCAATTTTGTTGAGAAATTTTCTTGATGAAGTAACGTTTGTCTAAATTTTGCATAAGGTTGTCATAACTGCAGCATAATATACTATACGGCATCTACGAAACATCTGGCAACATAGGTGGCTTAGTAGTTACCTAGTTAAAATCACTAAAAAAGCCTCCCTGGTTAGTAACGGCAATATTTAAAAGCCTTACTAGCCGCTGGCTAGTAAAGAGATGCCGCGAATATAGCAAAACACGCTAGAAACTGGTAAATACATGCAGTttactgactttttttttaaagagagtATTTGTCAAGTGTAACTCACTCGCAAAAACGTTGGGAGGTTCAGTCTTGGCGCCCATGATCAACCTTTATCAGTGTGCAGTTGAAACTCGTTTTAACGAAGTGTTCACcatgctcgaattatttcgttacgtcgggaagtttgtaaaatcgagagAGTTTCAGGTCCTTCAAGATCTAAAATTGTAACGCTGCGACACTGGAAAGCTACCACGGCATTGTTCTTGCCGCCAATCCGCCTATGAAAAGTCAGCAAGGGTGGTCCGGACATAAAATGTGACTAGATCACTTTATAAGCGATTTATAAACATTCTTACGTAGAGCATTATTCTTAGAGCATGTGCAACATATGTATGTAAGTTAcacgtacagtcgagcgcgatttgacggttatcgcgcgagcgtcgaccggcctagcatATACCAGGTACATAGCGGCACGTTTCGGGACAGGGAAAATCAAGATTTCGCAATCTTCTCTCCATCGTTGGCTTTTCCATGCTACAgcaatcgcccctacgacgaactctgcACCATTTATctgtattttgagctttccattcgttgcaaTCAAGCGTATAGTTCCTTGGCTCTTCGAGAACGATAGCGAAATTGATTTGAAAGATATGCATGGTAAAGCTGGTTCTTGGCACAGCTTCATTTAAACGGCTTGGAAGCTGCAGAAAATATAGACATCGCATCgttatatatacaaaaaaaataaaaaagagctaATGAAGCTTGCCTGGTGCCTCCCTCTCCTggaaagaggattctgggccgaGGCGCTGTTGTAGTTGTTGGTCGACGCTCGTGCGAAAACCTTCAAATCTCGCTCGACTGTACAAGGAGCCATAAGCCAACACCTAGTAACACATTACCCAATTTATGATCGGAATCCAATAAAAGGGCATTGTGCCGTTTTTAAACAAAACATTTCCGATTGTGCGTCGTACCTGCGTTGACATACTGTAATCCTCCCTGCCCTATAGACTTACAATATGATGATGATATAATGTGCACACTGGATGGAATTCGTTGTCGTCATCTGTCTGTCCCCGTTCGTTTCATTAGTTCAAGAAGAAATTATGAACGTCTGATAAGATGTGTCCAAGAAAGCTGCAAACTTGCAACAGCCGCAGCAGTGGAAATTTCATGATGAGTTAACTAATTTGTTGAAGTAACTTGAGATACAAATGACAAGAATCGTATCTGGTAATTCCTACTGCTAGGAGCTTATATCTGTGTCTCAGATACTTAACGTTTCGGTATCTTGCATCGTATCTTGCCAGCCCTGCCTGTGCTGTCCTTAGCGTTAGCTAAAGTGACTAAAGTTTTCCTATTCGCGGAAATGCTTAcatttaatgcgaagcatcctCGTACAAGTTAGCCCGATGTTTCCTGCCGTTCCCCAAGAAAGCAACGCCATCCTCATATTGTGCTGCTGTTAGAGCGCGCAGATGTTATCAAGCACACGGTTGGCGCTCGACGTGACCTTTAGAACCGGTAGAACGCCGGTGAAACAATGCGAAATTACTTGTCACTCTGGAATTGTAGACAAAGCACGGCGGGCCCGGTTTTCACACAAGTGCGCACTGACGAAAGGAAGGACGCACTCCGTGCTCTGCCCTGACCGGTGAAAGCGGTTACGTCACCGGTGAAGACTTGGTGTAAATGAGAATCGATAAACCACTGAGTACTCATTTCAAGGAATGCATAAACGCATAATTTTGTATGCATGATCTAGCAATGTAAATACTTCAAGTATCATCATCTCCAACAGTGGGATGTCATCTTCACAACCTGAGGTGTGTGTTACGCTTGTGAAAATTACCACAGCTTGTGAATGCCCTTCTACCTCAAAACGGGGCTTCGCATTATAGAGTGTGTTTCACGTACAAGAatctagattaaaaaaaaaaaagtgcttaacTACAAccgaatgaaaccaacgacatatggtttgccgtcatgtggaaCTAGTTAGGGTATTTTTACATTGCGCTTAACTGATTAATTAACGGAGGTCAATTATGCAACATTATTAGTATTCACTTTGGACCAAGTGCGTTTTGTTACGTTGTAGACGACAATCCGAAACGACCGATCccattttttgtggcaacgtacagAGTCCGTTAAAAGTTCCCAAGCCACCCTGCCATAGGAATGCATGGGATAGTGGCCTGAGAACTTCTGACGGACTCTGTACGTGCTACGTTTTCAACGTTttaagaaagcccgcgaaatatgaaata
Proteins encoded:
- the LOC119393184 gene encoding translation initiation factor IF-2-like, giving the protein MDAPEKDPPATKSEKPTQKRAKRDERSRRRAESHEVSQASRRSDTAGSQLSSGLTGVDDRSHVSRRSSGSRRTRRSASRESSKHVPPDNARAEVAVSPVSRPEITPDIHVAPLARIASPLPDVPHPPVTPASPFVLPLAGDPAPAEASGAVPSLDETSEKPTCVAPGASMEPPRRASKQEAPAGTLQAIATEPEAAPAEQLRPEEAAEQRPEPVQTARTSNAPEEGPESKRPVVIAAMAIIVFVLVVAILKHLRASTADVTGCVGCANSTQSI